In the Mya arenaria isolate MELC-2E11 chromosome 11, ASM2691426v1 genome, one interval contains:
- the LOC128207683 gene encoding breast cancer metastasis-suppressor 1-like protein has translation MPTIENENMETEEDEMEQDSPDPDNSSDEESDGSASSDIELDEDECAKRRNECFDDMIELEKQFSDIREQLYKERLAQIDTKLEEMRAGRSQEYLDRLAQLQEQMQVRTQVAGILRELRMKACEIKHESEELAASQHMRSEKTLLFDSIRSELEEKIRRLEEDRHNIDISSDLWDESQTQKKNSRRKTMDPFNPDRRRKPVTVTGPYIVYMLKDGDIIDDWTAIKKALKQQQQQHLQKRRPEYKQTIQVR, from the exons ATGCCGAcgatagaaaatgaaaatatggaGACAGAGGAGGATGAAATGGAGCAAGATTCTCCCGATCCGGACAACAGTTCGGACGAGGAATCGGATGGGTCTGCAAGTAGCGATATTG AACTTGATGAAGATGAATGTGCCAAGAGAAGAAATGAATGCTTTGATGACATGATAGAATTAGAAAAACAGTTCTCAGATATACGCGAACA GCTGTACAAGGAGCGTCTAGCTCAAATCGACACAAAGCTAGAGGAGATGAGAGCGGGTCGATCCCAGGAATACCTTGATAGGCTGGCACAGCTGCAAGAACAGATGCAAGTCCGAACACAAGTTGCAG GGATCCTACGAGAACTTAGAATGAAGGCTTGTGAGATTAAACATGAGAGTGAGGAATTGGCTGCCAGTCAGCATATGAGG AGTGAGAAGACGCTCCTGTTTGATTCAATCAGATCTGAGTTGGAAGAGAAAATCCGACGACTCGAGGAAGACAGGCACAACATAGATATCTCCTCAG ACCTATGGGATGAGTCACAAACACAGAAGAAAAACAGTAGAAGAAAAACTATGGATCCCTTCAACCCTGATAGGCGACGAAAACCTGTCACCGTTACTGGGCCATACATTGTATACATGCTGAAAGATGGAGATATTATCGATGACTGGACGGCTATTAAGAAG GCATtgaaacaacagcaacagcagcatTTACAAAAGAGACGTCCAGAAT ATAAACAAACTATTCAAGTGAGATGA
- the LOC128209579 gene encoding protein PFC0760c-like: MFSWSCYFVCVFSLIGQHVCAKKVCDVRVWYLNIVTDGVFNRELNRDQQRMRNSIDNLVLNSANGIEQRMIDCTVIQMYNDMLKEKFDYTPSTSGMVMEESESDENPTEGNEQTTNADGGVLNDDKLVDSSESVVDMVDNKNQEVVVQVKMNHKSDINEEIEKGLDINNQENTQYNNESDEAIGKEYEENTLVEDIDEINNDLPAAGDFDDLGEYDYADIGSDLDDTEFIDDDSDIKQTRDERQRHAEKDGKRLLPVGVCYAFGCALTDVFSNYHDADNDMERENIPKTDTGVLVQGTENQDNTNLKMETRRYSVSSDTHKVLDNELAHNENDVDPSDENDKGNDLHDVDIEGDRTFLNDNKEETSNKENDILNEEEIKPSFSPTSDSNLNYDQPFDSTLLPNPDEQNGIDVNKEMLQEDGHLDSKINNEKNSVQLEQIKEKILNIEGYDVKHSTQRDESKSAFDSVNVEKMIEEKTNNYFKKLQSIEILIMKLENQLLLESLNKQNHSSTITRLENHILRLENELLKMSKTYHDLKEEAEHLSQRQNKYLELAYKEQAKKSASEIADKSDKSLELISHHQSRIKELAEVLGNQSRLIIQMKNSYDYLEQQNKMLNQLVINQTVFMTSVVQTIKDLTDQNVKSRQEINELKELVKANVNINTDEIISDNIDTKHDDQGIINRLNSYMFDNKFSNAPNNQDISERQNKAIGFADSKLHLIKVLPPKIKDWCSYMQIDACPICLYNSIMLSSCLPFSIISWGTCEWPLYNEENENTFTENPAVPGVHDSKNDNNSEMSDTSNEINDQVENQRYGSEFSDKSYAKTGNGIEDGENDITNSVDNAMALDKSNDRDQIQPNDSKFPDKPDVKTETDIKDDENDIIDVVSNTIAPDKGNYQDQDQPNDSDFPDKSDFITKYGIKGDENDKNDIVGNTITPVKTDDRDQIQSDSEFQDKSDVKIKTENKGDEKAKNDIVGNTITPVKTDDRDQIQSDSEFQDKPDIKTKNHENDKIDVLGNNIASPSEPSHRNKEAQSIDTPEGTNDVSGLRYGKNKPENEHTSSSSSREKNADTDSITGGAKIDIASIDNADLLNELQKYKFVGYDKEGKPVFRLKEEAKQLKDTIIHAAEGKLLNGKENDKAKFESINENSVVQQAETNRVNDENSNGSREAETNLTKNTKTDAGQDESKQGSSQDKIDMTMNQIDTSAQDNVRIVKNRANTNEIAEETDKQVTNENEKVSRDESTQGQNEEKLPKKIDTPGTNDESQDDSKQGSLEKELTQETHKQEAFSQPEKLGEQVYEQKKTLDKTVEEKPLKHEEDKENVLTDQKNETIDAKTVAEDEQKADVKSEMKSTVSEEKDKAIKREEEKQQGKQSDKTEKMQQSEKQEKTKDKEDDSTLNKDKSKGQTGTNDTKDGRTERKKPIHIDLEKSGDSKDCYDFYVRGNRRDGLYKVRPTGIEKQVEVFCDMRRGGWTVIQRRQDGTTNFFQTWEEYKNGFGGLYGEHWLGNDNIHYLTNQDYYQLRVDLMDWDKNKKYAEFDFFLVDNEDYGYTVHVEGYTGDAGDGLTKHDGSKFSTKDVDNDKVVKEFGGSCAKRFHGAGWYYKCYASNLNGKFYKGGKIPEKRFDGVTWKPWTGPNYSLKKVEMKIRPLSAKD; the protein is encoded by the exons ATGTTTTCGTGGTCGTGCTactttgtttgtgtattttcgCTTATTGGACAACATGTTTG CGCCAAAAAGGTGTGCGACGTACGTGTATGGTATTTGAACATCGTCACAGACGGTGTGTTCAATAGAGAGCTTAACCGCGACCAACAGCGGATGAGAAACAGCATTGACAACTTGGTGCTTAATTCTGCAAACGGTATAGAACAAAGGATGATCGACTGTAcagttatacaaatgtataacgacatgcttaaagagAAGTTTGATTACACACCATCCACATCAGGAATGGTTATGGAAGAAAGTGAATCGGATGAAAATCCAACAGAAGGGAATGAGCAAACCACCAACGCAGACGGCGGTGTTTTAAATGACGACAAATTGGTCGATAGTTCTGAGAGTGTCGTGGACATGGTAGACAATAAAAACCAAGAAGTGGTTGTACAAGTAAAGATGAATCATAAATCCGATATAAATGAAGAAATTGAGAAGGGTTTAGATATAAACAATCAGGAAAATACACAATACAATAATGAAAGTGATGAAGCCATCGGTAAAGAATATGAAGAAAATACTTTAGTTGAGGATATCGATGAGATTAATAATGACTTGCCAGCGGCTGGTGATTTTGATGATTTGGGAGAATATGATTACGCTGATATAGGCAGTGATTTAGACGATACAGAATTCATAGACGACGACAGTGATATTAAACAAACACGAGATGAAAGGCAAAGACATGCCGAAAAAGACGGCAAGAGGCTTTTGCCTGTGGGTGTTTGTTACGCGTTCGGTTGCGCACTAACTGATGTTTTTAGCAATTATCACGATGCTGACAATGACATGGAAAGAGAAAATATCCCTAAAACCGACACTGGTGTATTGGTACAAGGAACTGAAAATCAGGATAACACTAATTTAAAAATGGAAACACGCCGATATTCGGTTTCATCAGATACACACAAGGTCTTGGATAATGAACTTGCACACAATGAAAATGATGTTGACCCATCAGACGAGAATGACAAAGGTAATGATTTACATGACGTCGATATTGAAGGTGACCGTACTTTCTTGAATGACAACAAAGAAGAAACATCTaacaaagaaaatgatattttaaacgaAGAGGAAATAAAGCCAAGTTTTTCTCCGACAAGtgattcaaatttaaattatgaCCAGCCATTTGATTCAACTCTTCTACCAAACCCTGATGAACAAAATGGAATCGATGTTAACAAAGAAATGCTACAAGAGGATGGCCATCTggacagcaaaataaacaatgagAAGAACTCTGTTCAACTTGAACAGATAAAAGAAaagattttaaacattgaaGGTTATGATGTAAAACATTCAACGCAAAGGGATGAATCAAAATCTGCATTCGATAGTGTTAATGTTGAGAAAATGATCGAAGAAAAAACTAACaactattttaagaaattacaATCAATAGAGATTTTGATTATGAAGCTTGAAAACCAATTGTTGTTAGAAAGTTTGAATAAGCAAAATCATTCGTCAACGATAACTCGATTAGAAAATCATATCCTTAGACTAGAAAATGAACTTCTTAAAATGAGTAAAACGTATCACGATTTAAAAGAAGAGGCAGAGCATTTATCTCAAAGACAAAACAAGTACTTGGAACTGGCTTATAAAGAACAGGCAAAGAAAAGTGCTTCAGAAATAGCTGACAAAAGTGACAAAAGTTTAGAATTGATATCTCACCATCAATCAAGAATAAAAGAACTGGCGGAAGTCCTAGGTAATCAGTCAAGACTAAtcattcaaatgaaaaacaGTTATGATTATCTAGAGCAGCAAAATAAAATGCTCAATCAATTGGTGATAAACCAGACAGTTTTCATGACATCAGTAGTTCAAACGATTAAGGATCTAACAgatcaaaatgtcaaaagtagacaagaaataaatgaattaaaagagCTTGTTAAAGCGAACGTTAACATCAATACAGATGAAATTATCAGTGACAACATTGATACTAAACACGACGATCAAGGAATAATTAATCGTTTAAACTCTTACATGTTTGATAATAAATTCAGCAACGCACCAAATAACCAAGATATATCTGAACGGCAAAATAAAGCCATTGGATTTGCTGATTCCAAATTGCACCTCATTAAGGTATTACCCCCAAAGATTAAGGACTGGTGTTCATATATGCAGATAGATGCTTGTCCAATCTGTTTATACAATTCTATTATGTTGTCAAGTTGTTTACCCTTTTCAATTATATCTTGGGGCACATGTGAATGGCCACTGTACAACGAAGAAAACGAGAACACTTTTACAGAAAACCCAGCTGTTCCTGGTGTGCATGACAGCAAGAATGACAATAACTCCGAAATGTCCGATACAAGTAATGAAATTAACGATCAAGTTGAAAATCAACGTTATGGTTCTGAATTTTCAGACAAGTCATATGCAAAGACCGGAAATGGTATTGAGGATGGTGAAAACGATATAACGAATAGTGTGGACAATGCAATGGCCCTAGATAAAAGTAACGATCGAGATCAAATTCAACCTAACGATTCTAAATTTCCAGACAAGCCAGATGTAAAGACTGAAACAGATATTAAGGATGAcgaaaatgatataattgatGTTGTAAGCAATACCATTGCACCAGATAAGGGTAACTATCAAGATCAAGATCAACCTAATGATTCTGATTTTCCAGACAAGTCAgattttataaccaaatacGGGATTAAGGGTGACGAAAATGATAAAAACGATATTGTAGGCAATACCATTACACCAGTTAAAACTGACGACCGAGATCAAATTCAGTCTGATTCTGAATTTCAAGACAAGTCAGATGTAAAGATCAAAACTGAGAATAAAGGTGACGAAAAGGCTAAAAACGATATTGTAGGCAATACCATTACACCAGTTAAAACTGACGACCGAGATCAAATTCAGTCTGATTCTGAGTTTCAAGACAAGCCAGATATAAAAACCAAAAATCACGAAAATGATAAAATCGATGTTTTAGGCAATAACATTGCATCTCCATCTGAGCCTAGTCACAGAAATAAAGAAGCTCAATCCATTGACACCCCAGAAGGAACAAATGATGTTTCTGGTCTTCGTTACGGTAAAAACAAGCCAGAAAACGAACATacaagcagcagcagcagtagagAAAAAAATGCTGATACAGATAGTATAACCGGTGGTGCTAAAATAGACATCGCTTCTATTGATAACGCGGATCTTTTAAATGAActgcaaaaatataaatttgttggATATGACAAGGAAGGTAAGCCTGTATTTAGGCTTAAGGAAGAGGCTAAACAGCTAAAGGATACCATAATACATGCTGCGGAAGGCAAGCttttaaatggaaaagaaaATGACAAAGCCAAATTTGAAAGCATAAATGAAAATAGTGTTGTTCAACAAGCTGAAACGAACAGAGTAAATGACGAAAACTCAAATGGCTCGCGAGAAGCTGAAACTAATCTGACCAAGAACACAAAAACTGACGCGGGTCAAGATGAATCTAAGCAGGGATCATCACAGGACAAAATAGATATGACAATGAACCAAATTGACACTAGTGCTCAAGATAATGTCCGTATTGTTAAGAATCGGGCAAACACAAACGAAATAGCAGAAGAAACAGACAAACAAGTTACTAATGAAAACGAAAAAGTAAGTCGAGATGAAAGCACACAGGgacaaaatgaagaaaaattACCAAAGAAAATAGACACACCCGGCACAAATGATGAAAGTCAAGACGACTCTAAACAAGGGTCTTTGGAAAAAGAATTaacacaagaaacacataaacaGGAGGCTTTTTCACAGCCAGAGAAATTAGGAGAACAAGTTTATGAACAGAAGAAAACATTAGACAAAACTGTAGAAGAAAAACCCTTGAAACATGAAGAGgataaagaaaatgtattaacTGACCAAAAAAACGAAACAATAGATGCTAAGACTGTTGCAGAAGATGAACAGAAAGCAGATGTGAAATCCGAAATGAAATCTACCGTATCAGAGGAAAAGGACAAAGCTATCAAACGAGAAGAGGAAAAACAGCAAGGAAAGCAATCTGACAAAACAGAGAAAATGCAACAATCCGAAAAACAAGAGAAAACCAAAGATAAAGAAGATGATTCAACACTTAACAAAGATAAATCCAAGGGACAAACGGGTACCAACGATACTAAAGATGGGAGAACAGAAAGGAAGAAGCCGATACATATTGACTTAGAAAAGTCTGGCGATTCAAAAG ATTGTTATGACTTCTACGTGCGAGGCAATAGGCGTGATGGCTTATACAAAGTGCGACCGACGGGGATTGAGAAGCAGGTCGAGGTGTTCTGTGACATGAGGAGGGGCGGATGGACAGTAATACAGCGCAGACAGGATGGAACCACCAACTTTTTCCAGACGTGGGAGGAGTATAAGAACGGATTTGGGG GTCTATACGGGGAGCACTGGCTGGGCAATGacaatattcattatttgaCCAATCAGGACTACTATCAACTGAGAGTTGACCTTATGGATTGGGACAAAAATAAGAAGTACGCTGAATTCGACTTCTTCCTTGTCGACAATGAGGACTATGGCTATACAGTTCACGTAGAGGGCTACACTGGAGACGCAGGGGATGGTTTGACCAAACATGATGGGAGCAAGTTTTCAACGAAAGATGTTGACAATGACAAAGTTGTGAAAGAATTTGGTGGGAGTTGTGCAAAACGATTTCATGGTGCTGGGTGGTATTATAAGTGTTATGCATCAAACTTGAACGGGAAGTTTTATAAGGGAGGGAAAATTCCAGAAAAACGGTTTGATGGAGTAACTTGGAAACCATGGACTGGGCCAAATTACTCGTTAAAAAAGGTTGAAATGAAAATTAGGCCACTGTCAGCTAAAGACTGA